Within Burkholderia humptydooensis, the genomic segment AAGCGGGCTCCACGAAGTGCTCGCGCCCGCCACCCCAGCTGCTCTGCAGGCCATCCAAACCTCCCCGTGGCCGTTCCCGGCCGCGTTGCCGGGTGCTGCTGCAGCTCAAGGAGCGCCGGCCGCCGTAGCCGCTGCGCCGCGGCTGGCGCCGGGCGCGGTGATCACAGCCTGACGCAAACCCGGCTCCGGCCGGGTTTTTGTTGAGTACTGTCAATGCCGCTAACTCCCCTTAGCGGCATTGCGCTTAATGGCTCAAAACCCCGTCGGGCGGTTTGAATGACGCTTGACACGTCTTTAAGACGTGCTATGATGGATCGTACGTCTTTAAGACGGGTTCCGTTCAGGAGGCATCATGTCGGTGTTGTACGTGTATCGCTGCCCGGCCTGCGGCCACCGCGGCGAGGTCCATCACCCGGACGACAGCTACGACGGCGCGGCGGCGACCTGCGCGAAGTGCTACGGCCCGGTCGAACTGGAGTGGGACGGGGGCGTGACGCTCGAAGTCGCGCCGCACGAGGGTGGGCCGACGCCCGACGAGATCAAGTCGGCCCGCCTGCGCGGCCGGCGCACCCAGGTGCAGGTCGCCGCGCTGCTCGGCGTGAAGGAGCGCCAGGTGCAGCGCTGGGAGGCCGGCCAGGCGCCGATGCCGACCGCCGCGTGGTTGTTGCTGCGCCGTTCGTGGGGCTATCGTTTCCCGTGCGACTTCGCGCCGGCGCCGGGCCCGATGACACGCGGCTGCGACTCGCTGCGCGATCGCCCCCGCGACACTATCGAGCGCGGCGACGTGGTCGAGCTGCAGCCGATCGACGGCCCGCGGTTGCGCGCGACCGTCTGTCTCGATCGCGTGCACGACGGCCTGGTCAACGAAGACAGCTACGGCGCGTTTGTGACGGAGTTTGTCGGTGCGGCTGGCGCCGGCGACGAATACCGTGGCTTCTTTATTCCGGAGCGCGTGACCTTCGCGCGGTCGAACGTGATCCACCTCGAGCAGCGCGTGCCGCCGGCAGCCGCTCGATCGACTGGAGTGTGAGATCGTGAGCAAAACCCTGAGCTACACGCAACTGACGGTCCACGCCGAGCAGCGCATCCGCCAGCACCTGGCCGATGCCGCGCGCCATCGGGCAGCAGGCGACCGCCGCGCCGACGAATAACGCCCGAGAGCGCGCGTGCGGCATGTACGAACTGTGGGAGTCACTCGCGCTAGACCATCTGGACGGGCTCCTCAGGCGCACCTACACGGACGACTTCACGCGTCTTAGCGGACTGGTGTGGCCGGGTCTCGTGACTTCGCCACGCACTTCATCCTGACCGGAGCCCTGCGATGCGCAAGGAATACGACCTGCAGACCGACGTACTGGCGACGATCGTCGCGACGACGCCCGTCACCCCGAAGCACGCCGAGCTACTGACGGCGTTCGCCACCTGTACCGAGTTTCGCGGCGCACGGCACGTGAAGATGCGCGACGCGTTCGGCGCTCAGCCGGCGCGCGTGATCGACGCGAACGGCCGCGAGATCGCAGCCGACTACCGCGCGTGGATCGACGCGCAGCTGGCCGTCCACGGCGGCTCGGTGCGCGCGGTGTGGTTCGCGTACAAGGAAGCCGGCTATCGCCTGGTCGAGATCGAGCCCGTGCTGCACTACTTCATGCACGACCGCGGCGGCGACCAGGACAACTTCGTGCAGCTCGAGGCGTGGGAAGAGCGCGAATTCGTCGAGCGCGAGGTGTTTCCGCGCGATCTGTCCTGGGGCCTGCCGGACGAGCACGAGCTCCGTAACGGCTTGTGCAGCGTACCCGTCGAGCGCTTCGAGCGGCGCCTGCTCGGCGCGCCGCGCTATCGCCTGCAGGCGGTCATCGACATGCAGCAGTTCGCGGCGATTGCCGAGGTGACCTATCGCGAGCGGCGGCTGGGCGACGGCGATCGCCGATTCGTCGAGACGAATCGAGAGACCGGCGAAGCGCGCGTGATCAGCGTGCGCGATCTCACGCCCGGCTACGACCGGCAGCAGTGGCGCGGCCGCCGTTTCTTCGACGACTGGGCCGCGTCGAGCGCGGGCCGCGCCGGCGAGCGCGC encodes:
- a CDS encoding helix-turn-helix domain-containing protein, coding for MSVLYVYRCPACGHRGEVHHPDDSYDGAAATCAKCYGPVELEWDGGVTLEVAPHEGGPTPDEIKSARLRGRRTQVQVAALLGVKERQVQRWEAGQAPMPTAAWLLLRRSWGYRFPCDFAPAPGPMTRGCDSLRDRPRDTIERGDVVELQPIDGPRLRATVCLDRVHDGLVNEDSYGAFVTEFVGAAGAGDEYRGFFIPERVTFARSNVIHLEQRVPPAAARSTGV